The following are encoded together in the Candidatus Methylomirabilota bacterium genome:
- a CDS encoding MBL fold metallo-hydrolase has product MSLPEVDRVEILTVLDLSLDLLMTGSETVRRASLAGVVGQGRTTLRAEHGFSCLVTVTAGPRKASFLMDAGLTRDSLLHNMDLLEIRPGDLHAIVLSHGHTDHVAGLTGLLSRTGRRRLPLLLHPDACLRRKIALPDGSEVLLPPPDRRGIEQEGVQIVEERGASLLLGGLALVTGQITRTTEFETGFPIHYAEVDGRWQPDPLIHDDQAVVMNVRDKGLVVLSGCGHAGIINVLRHSMALTGVGRLHAVLGGFHLTGRLFEPRIPPTVAALTAMAPRLVVPSHCTGWRATHEIARALPDAYVPNSVGTTFIVSD; this is encoded by the coding sequence GTGTCGCTCCCGGAAGTCGACCGCGTCGAGATCCTCACTGTCCTCGACCTCTCGCTGGATCTCCTGATGACGGGCAGCGAGACCGTCCGGCGGGCGTCGCTGGCGGGCGTCGTCGGCCAGGGCCGGACCACGCTCCGGGCCGAGCACGGCTTCTCCTGCCTGGTGACGGTGACGGCCGGCCCCCGGAAGGCGTCCTTCCTGATGGACGCCGGCCTCACCCGCGACAGCCTCCTCCACAACATGGACCTTCTCGAGATCCGCCCCGGGGACCTCCACGCCATCGTCCTGAGCCACGGCCACACCGACCACGTGGCGGGGCTGACCGGGCTCCTGTCCCGGACCGGGCGCCGGCGCCTCCCGCTCCTCCTCCATCCCGACGCGTGTCTGCGGCGGAAGATCGCGCTGCCCGACGGGAGCGAGGTACTGCTGCCACCTCCGGACCGGCGCGGCATCGAGCAGGAGGGGGTGCAGATCGTGGAGGAGCGCGGCGCCTCGCTCCTCCTGGGCGGCCTCGCGCTCGTCACCGGGCAGATCACCCGCACGACCGAGTTCGAAACAGGATTTCCGATCCACTACGCCGAGGTCGACGGCCGGTGGCAGCCGGACCCGCTGATTCATGACGACCAAGCGGTCGTCATGAATGTCCGGGACAAGGGACTCGTGGTCCTCTCGGGGTGTGGCCACGCGGGGATCATCAACGTCCTGCGCCACTCGATGGCGCTCACGGGAGTGGGGCGGCTCCACGCCGTCCTGGGGGGGTTCCACCTCACCGGGCGGCTCTTCGAGCCGCGCATCCCGCCGACGGTCGCGGCCCTGACGGCGATGGCCCCCAGGCTGGTCGTGCCCTCCCACTGCACCGGCTGGCGGGCGACCCACGAGATCGCGCGGGCCCTGCCCGACGCGTACGTCCCCAACAGCGTCGGGACGACCTTCATCGTCTCCGATTGA